The following are encoded together in the Streptomyces rapamycinicus NRRL 5491 genome:
- a CDS encoding ATP-binding cassette domain-containing protein has translation MTAEPHATPVLDVRDLVKHHPAGRKPLARRGGHRITSVDGVNLTLRHGETLGLVGESGSGKSSLARLLTAVDRPTSGEITVLGRRLDLLRGRRLREMRRNIQLVFQDPYTSLDPRMTVYDIVREPLLIHREVAPRAGHRARVAELLELVGLSPDHGGRRPHEFSGGQRQRIGIARALALHPSILICDEPVSALDVSVQAQIVNLFTALRGELGISYVFIAHDLAVVEHVADRIAVMRQGRIVETGTVADIYESPRHPYTQELLASSPDMEPALRGRAVPDPHD, from the coding sequence ATGACCGCTGAACCACACGCGACCCCCGTCCTCGACGTGCGCGATCTCGTCAAACACCATCCAGCCGGCAGAAAGCCACTCGCCCGGCGTGGCGGGCACCGGATCACGTCGGTGGACGGGGTGAACCTGACGCTGCGCCACGGCGAGACGCTGGGGCTCGTCGGCGAGTCGGGCAGCGGCAAGTCGTCGCTGGCCCGGCTGCTGACCGCGGTGGACCGTCCCACCTCGGGCGAGATCACTGTGCTCGGCCGCCGCTTGGACCTCCTGCGGGGACGTCGGCTGCGCGAGATGCGCCGCAACATACAACTGGTCTTCCAGGACCCTTACACCAGCCTGGACCCCCGGATGACCGTGTACGACATCGTGCGCGAGCCCCTGCTCATCCACCGCGAGGTGGCACCTCGCGCCGGTCACCGCGCCCGCGTCGCCGAGCTCCTCGAACTCGTCGGCCTGAGCCCCGACCACGGCGGTCGCCGCCCCCATGAGTTCTCCGGCGGTCAGCGTCAACGCATAGGCATCGCCCGCGCCCTGGCACTGCACCCCTCCATCCTCATCTGCGACGAGCCCGTGTCCGCGCTGGACGTCTCGGTCCAGGCCCAGATCGTCAACCTCTTCACCGCTCTCCGCGGCGAGCTGGGCATCTCATACGTATTCATCGCTCACGACCTGGCCGTCGTCGAGCACGTCGCCGACCGGATCGCGGTCATGCGACAGGGCCGCATCGTCGAGACAGGGACCGTCGCAGACATCTACGAGAGCCCCCGACACCCGTACACCCAGGAGCTGTTGGCCAGCTCCCCGGACATGGAGCCG